A portion of the Cellulophaga algicola DSM 14237 genome contains these proteins:
- a CDS encoding gamma carbonic anhydrase family protein, whose protein sequence is MIIKTINGNTPVIGEDCFIAENAVIVGEVSMGSQCSVWYNAVLRGDVHYIKIGNKVNIQDGAVIHATYKKSPTTIGNNVSIGHNALVHGCTIHDNVLIGMGSIVMDDCIVESNSIIAAGAVLTKGTHVPSGTIFAGVPAKKIKDISPELSSGEIDRIAESYVMYSGWFKE, encoded by the coding sequence TTTATAGCTGAAAATGCTGTAATTGTTGGAGAAGTTTCCATGGGTAGTCAATGTAGTGTTTGGTATAATGCAGTGCTTAGAGGAGATGTACACTATATAAAAATAGGGAATAAGGTTAATATTCAAGATGGTGCAGTAATTCATGCAACCTACAAGAAATCGCCAACTACCATTGGTAATAATGTATCCATTGGTCATAATGCTCTTGTTCACGGATGTACCATACATGATAATGTTCTTATAGGAATGGGGAGTATTGTTATGGATGATTGCATCGTGGAAAGCAATAGTATTATTGCAGCAGGAGCAGTGCTGACCAAAGGAACCCATGTGCCTAGTGGTACTATATTTGCAGGAGTGCCAGCAAAAAAAATAAAAGATATTAGCCCTGAATTAAGTTCAGGAGAAATAGATAGAATAGCAGAAAGTTATGTGATGTACTCTGGTTGGTTTAAAGAATAG
- the fabD gene encoding ACP S-malonyltransferase — MNAYIFPGQGAQFVGMGLDLYENYPIAQQLFEKANDILGFNITDIMFEGTAEALKETKVTQPAIFLHSVILSKVMGATFKPDMVAGHSLGEFSALVANGTLNFEDGLKLVSQRALAMQKACELKPSTMAAVLALADDVVEKICAEVPGIVVAANYNCPGQLVISGEVEAVTIACEKMKEAGARRALMLPVGGAFHSPLMEPAREELAAAIENTVFKTPTCPIYQNVSTTAIRDANEIKKNLISQLTAPVKWTQSVQHMIEDGATQFIEVGPGKVLQGLVKKIHPGAEAKSAEIV, encoded by the coding sequence ATGAATGCATATATTTTTCCAGGACAAGGAGCGCAATTTGTAGGAATGGGTTTAGACCTTTATGAAAATTATCCTATTGCTCAACAGCTTTTTGAAAAAGCGAATGACATTTTAGGTTTTAATATTACGGATATTATGTTTGAGGGTACTGCGGAAGCTTTAAAGGAAACTAAGGTAACTCAACCTGCTATTTTTCTTCACTCTGTAATATTGAGTAAAGTAATGGGAGCTACGTTTAAGCCAGATATGGTAGCGGGTCATTCCTTAGGAGAGTTTTCTGCTTTAGTAGCCAATGGCACTTTAAATTTTGAAGACGGTCTTAAGTTAGTGTCTCAAAGAGCATTGGCCATGCAGAAAGCCTGTGAGTTAAAACCGAGCACCATGGCTGCGGTTTTGGCCTTAGCAGACGATGTTGTAGAAAAAATATGTGCAGAAGTTCCTGGAATTGTGGTTGCTGCAAATTATAATTGTCCAGGACAATTAGTTATTTCTGGAGAAGTAGAGGCTGTAACTATTGCTTGCGAAAAAATGAAAGAGGCTGGAGCACGTAGAGCGCTTATGTTACCTGTGGGTGGGGCTTTTCATTCTCCACTAATGGAGCCTGCAAGAGAGGAACTAGCCGCCGCTATTGAAAATACGGTATTTAAAACACCTACTTGCCCTATATATCAAAATGTAAGTACAACAGCAATTAGGGATGCAAATGAAATTAAGAAAAATCTTATTTCTCAATTGACTGCTCCTGTAAAGTGGACACAGAGTGTACAGCATATGATAGAAGATGGGGCTACTCAATTTATTGAAGTAGGACCAGGGAAAGTTTTACAAGGTTTAGTGAAGAAGATTCATCCAGGGGCTGAAGCTAAGTCTGCTGAAATTGTTTAA
- a CDS encoding T9SS type B sorting domain-containing protein, producing MNTLYQPIYKLSCANYFAQILLVVGFLFLPIFMSGQSTVVVTATDAIATEGTPADDTGVFLIDLGSVNTTGGNVVVNFVFSGTATSGTDYVDLGSNISIPDGDRTAQLIVVPVDDTSFEGNESVQIRLTGTDDGGFTVAGNSSSNAIITLVDNDGCSAGGIAPPLVSSIPERYCSGVEVDLSSFVTRAAPSGTTLRWSTDATPDPNDEASFLDSSVIMDGGDFYGFYYGSENGNACISPVVSLPSISFDTSPSLGALSNNNQVCNQGFFGIGTSLDLDDALNGQTLGGIWNLIDSPAGQTTSINSGNSVSYNGQPTGSYIYTYTPNYAGAPSCPPESIEVSIFVTECTPCGAGNTPPQLNTEVNTDFCVVAGQSISQDLAAYTSSSAPSGTNLIWSRSNDYTRSDVFLTNTLVSQEGTYYAFFLDEADDCASPVLSVSIIINQEPEITATENALCSEGIMTLEATATDGSTINWYATETSTTPLEENSPSFTTPNLTQTTTYYAQAVIGSCLSDRIPVVATISNEPVVQAVTTPLNACNVLDSDFATVIDLNTGLTQSVSGTWEVTSDPSNALSVSGTDTVDFINAPVGTYTFTFTTDTAVAPCSDVLVTITVTVVECVLDTDMDGLTNAEENTLGTNPDNEDSDDDGILDGVEVGDDVENPLDEDNDGIIDALDSNILDSDLDGVVDQLDPANFNPCVPNAFAGACDSECGVLFNQFSPNSDGINDFLTISCLENYPNNSIEIFDRYGNQVYKAVRYQNNWNGTGKNGDLPKGTYYYVLNLGDGSPITKGWIQIIR from the coding sequence ATGAATACCCTATACCAACCAATTTATAAACTTTCTTGTGCGAATTATTTTGCACAAATTTTGCTTGTAGTCGGATTTCTATTTTTGCCAATTTTTATGTCTGGGCAGTCTACTGTTGTAGTTACAGCTACAGATGCGATAGCTACGGAAGGAACACCAGCAGATGATACCGGCGTTTTTTTAATAGATTTAGGTTCTGTAAACACTACAGGAGGAAATGTAGTTGTTAATTTTGTTTTCAGCGGTACAGCAACTTCAGGTACAGATTATGTAGATCTTGGATCCAATATTAGTATCCCTGATGGAGATAGAACTGCTCAATTAATAGTAGTTCCTGTAGATGATACATCATTTGAAGGAAATGAAAGTGTACAAATTAGATTAACAGGAACGGATGACGGAGGCTTTACTGTAGCAGGGAATTCAAGCAGTAATGCTATTATAACTTTAGTAGATAATGATGGCTGTAGTGCTGGAGGTATTGCTCCGCCTTTAGTTAGTAGTATACCAGAAAGATATTGTTCTGGGGTAGAGGTAGATTTATCTAGCTTCGTTACTAGAGCAGCACCATCAGGAACAACCTTACGTTGGAGTACGGATGCAACCCCTGACCCAAACGATGAAGCTTCATTTCTTGATTCGTCTGTTATAATGGATGGAGGAGATTTCTACGGATTTTACTACGGATCAGAAAATGGTAATGCTTGTATTTCACCTGTAGTAAGTTTACCAAGTATTAGTTTTGATACATCACCTTCTTTAGGGGCATTAAGTAATAATAATCAAGTATGTAATCAAGGTTTTTTTGGTATTGGTACTTCTTTAGATTTAGATGATGCACTTAATGGGCAAACCCTTGGTGGAATATGGAATTTAATTGATTCGCCTGCGGGTCAGACAACATCAATTAACTCGGGGAATTCAGTAAGTTATAACGGGCAGCCTACAGGGTCATATATTTATACTTATACGCCTAATTATGCCGGTGCACCTTCTTGTCCTCCAGAAAGCATTGAGGTAAGTATTTTTGTTACAGAATGTACCCCTTGTGGTGCAGGGAATACACCTCCACAATTAAACACAGAAGTGAATACAGATTTTTGTGTTGTAGCAGGCCAATCTATTAGTCAAGATTTGGCAGCATATACGAGCAGCTCGGCTCCTAGTGGTACAAACTTAATTTGGAGTAGAAGTAACGATTATACGCGATCAGATGTATTTTTGACCAATACATTAGTTTCCCAGGAAGGAACTTATTATGCATTCTTTTTAGATGAAGCCGACGATTGTGCGAGTCCGGTATTATCAGTTTCTATAATTATTAATCAAGAACCTGAAATAACAGCAACAGAAAATGCCTTATGTTCTGAAGGGATCATGACGCTAGAAGCAACGGCAACAGATGGGAGTACTATTAATTGGTATGCTACTGAAACGAGTACAACGCCTTTAGAGGAAAATTCACCGAGCTTTACCACACCCAACTTAACGCAAACTACGACATATTATGCGCAAGCTGTTATCGGTAGTTGTCTATCTGATCGTATACCAGTAGTTGCAACAATTAGCAACGAACCTGTCGTGCAGGCAGTAACAACGCCTTTAAATGCGTGTAATGTTTTAGATTCTGACTTTGCGACGGTGATTGATTTAAATACAGGGCTTACCCAAAGTGTTTCTGGTACTTGGGAAGTCACTTCAGATCCCTCCAATGCATTGTCAGTTTCAGGTACTGATACGGTAGATTTTATAAACGCACCAGTAGGTACTTATACCTTTACATTTACAACAGATACCGCAGTAGCACCTTGTTCAGATGTTTTAGTAACCATTACGGTAACAGTGGTAGAATGTGTCTTAGATACAGATATGGATGGATTAACGAATGCTGAGGAAAATACACTTGGTACAAATCCAGATAATGAAGACTCTGATGATGACGGTATACTAGATGGTGTAGAAGTTGGTGATGATGTGGAGAACCCTTTAGATGAAGATAATGACGGAATTATAGATGCTTTAGATTCTAATATTTTAGATAGTGATCTGGATGGTGTCGTAGATCAATTGGATCCCGCTAATTTTAATCCTTGCGTGCCAAATGCTTTTGCGGGTGCTTGTGATAGCGAATGCGGAGTGTTATTCAACCAGTTCTCACCAAATAGTGATGGTATTAATGATTTTTTAACGATTAGTTGTTTAGAGAATTACCCCAACAATAGTATAGAAATTTTTGATAGGTACGGAAATCAAGTATATAAAGCAGTACGTTATCAGAATAATTGGAATGGTACAGGTAAAAACGGAGATCTTCCGAAGGGAACATATTATTATGTTTTGAATTTAGGTGATGGTTCGCCAATAACTAAAGGTTGGATTCAAATTATTAGGTAA
- a CDS encoding PorP/SprF family type IX secretion system membrane protein, translating to MKNLNINIFSILLFLIGIMQFSYGQREPQYTQYMYNIGSFNPAYVGTVENTEITGSYRAQWISVDGAPKTMRLGVNLPFSNDKNGLGLNIVNDELGPSTQTYIDVAYSFQVKVSDNTKLSFGVDAGGALLNVDYTKGNFEVMGEPLLNSETSLNKFYPTVGAGVFLYGENWYTGVSIPNFLTDIVYNDEVSVFIEDKPQFNFIGGYVFNLSDELKFKPAFLLNYLEGLPLNANISTNFLLSDVVTLGASYRFDNAVSGMAGVQVSNSMFVGYSYDYSVNGFSSYNDGSHEVVLKFFFGRGGDSKNKKNGNSKGKPKQIDTPRFF from the coding sequence ATGAAAAATTTGAATATAAATATATTTAGTATACTACTTTTTCTGATAGGAATAATGCAATTTTCCTATGGGCAGCGAGAGCCTCAGTATACACAGTACATGTATAATATAGGTAGCTTTAACCCTGCATATGTTGGTACTGTAGAAAATACAGAAATAACAGGTTCCTATAGAGCGCAATGGATTTCTGTAGATGGTGCCCCTAAAACAATGCGTTTAGGAGTTAATTTGCCTTTTTCGAATGATAAAAACGGATTAGGATTAAATATCGTTAATGATGAGCTAGGGCCCTCTACACAAACCTATATTGATGTTGCTTATTCTTTTCAAGTTAAAGTTTCCGATAACACAAAGCTATCGTTTGGGGTAGATGCCGGAGGAGCTTTGTTGAATGTAGATTATACGAAAGGTAATTTTGAGGTAATGGGAGAACCTCTCCTTAATTCAGAAACCTCGTTGAATAAGTTTTATCCTACTGTTGGTGCTGGAGTGTTTCTTTATGGAGAAAATTGGTATACTGGTGTCTCCATTCCAAATTTTTTGACAGATATTGTATATAATGATGAGGTCTCTGTGTTTATTGAGGATAAACCTCAATTTAACTTCATTGGAGGTTACGTTTTTAATTTATCAGATGAGCTAAAATTTAAGCCAGCTTTTCTTTTAAACTATTTAGAAGGCTTGCCTTTAAATGCTAATATTTCTACTAATTTTTTACTTAGTGATGTGGTTACTTTAGGAGCTTCGTATAGATTTGATAATGCGGTTAGTGGTATGGCCGGAGTACAGGTTTCTAACAGTATGTTCGTAGGGTATTCTTATGATTATTCAGTCAATGGCTTCTCTAGTTATAATGATGGGTCTCACGAAGTTGTTCTTAAATTTTTCTTTGGTAGAGGTGGAGATAGTAAGAATAAAAAGAACGGAAATAGCAAAGGGAAACCAAAACAGATAGATACACCAAGATTCTTTTAA
- a CDS encoding OmpA family protein: MKMKLKAILLFLLMFSALSFAQNKSKGDNFFFEYAYKEAIKEYNKEQVKKSLTSQQFLNLADSYLKTGNYTKAAELYEKQYEKDTTLGTPYINKLLLSVSKTKDRAEFQNYTSKFSSFFSKELIDNSEFNFEILENNTAKNQDFLIFNCYLNSPQADFSPAFYKDELLFTSGRTKVKGKIYAPSGESYLDIYAGKIQADGDVTVPKVFKKVANSNYHKATPYFSEALNGIIYMLSNADGDDLLFDKNGKNTLAIGLVTEKGSFEYLLRDLSTSFYYPYYDAATSKLYFAANFEGGFGGTDIYYVHTNNGQIMSAPINLGPKINSSGNEIAPYILEGSLFFSSDIFYGLGGMDMYTSNMSEDGFSTPVNLGKGINSSYDDFGFIIKKDAADGSYLGYFSSNREGGKGNDDIYGFKVAEKPGLKTIVIKGIVVNPANDKGIEEASITLFDENGNILKQSISGVDGDYQFEIPFRKEYAVKAFKKGHGRFYQEFLQEQGAKAVTQNLKIGLPFIQDVVEEKESKTVIKLQKFYFSKGKSTITPAIAAELDKVAAVVVNFPEIQLKVESHTNSRGSGASNLSLSQDRASAVRKYLLSKGVSSENVVEYIGYGENLVINQCKNGVYCLEFLHNQNDRTLITVLNYDELN; the protein is encoded by the coding sequence ATGAAAATGAAACTAAAAGCCATCCTATTATTTTTACTGATGTTTAGTGCATTAAGCTTTGCGCAAAATAAATCTAAAGGAGATAATTTCTTTTTTGAGTATGCGTATAAAGAGGCTATAAAAGAATACAATAAAGAACAAGTTAAAAAGAGTTTAACTAGTCAGCAATTTCTAAACCTTGCAGATTCATATTTAAAGACGGGTAACTATACTAAAGCTGCAGAGCTTTACGAGAAACAATATGAAAAAGATACTACTTTAGGGACTCCTTATATTAACAAGTTACTTTTGTCTGTAAGTAAAACTAAAGATAGAGCAGAGTTTCAGAATTATACTTCAAAATTCTCTAGCTTCTTTTCTAAAGAATTGATAGATAATTCAGAATTCAACTTTGAGATTTTAGAGAATAATACTGCTAAAAATCAAGATTTTCTTATTTTCAACTGTTATTTGAATAGTCCTCAAGCCGATTTTTCTCCTGCATTTTATAAGGATGAATTATTATTTACAAGTGGTCGAACCAAAGTAAAAGGGAAGATTTATGCGCCATCAGGGGAGTCTTATTTAGATATTTATGCTGGAAAAATTCAGGCAGACGGAGATGTTACTGTTCCTAAAGTGTTTAAAAAGGTAGCAAATTCTAACTATCATAAAGCAACGCCTTATTTTTCTGAAGCATTAAATGGCATTATATATATGCTCTCTAATGCAGATGGAGATGATTTGCTGTTTGATAAAAATGGAAAGAATACTTTGGCTATTGGTTTGGTAACCGAAAAAGGGAGTTTTGAATATCTATTGAGAGATTTGAGTACATCATTTTACTATCCGTATTACGATGCTGCAACAAGTAAACTCTATTTCGCTGCAAATTTTGAAGGCGGATTTGGAGGAACAGATATTTATTATGTGCACACCAATAATGGACAAATCATGTCTGCTCCTATAAATTTAGGGCCAAAAATAAATTCTTCAGGAAATGAAATAGCTCCTTATATTTTAGAGGGTAGTTTGTTTTTCTCATCTGATATTTTTTATGGTTTAGGAGGAATGGATATGTATACCTCTAATATGTCTGAAGACGGTTTTAGTACCCCTGTGAATCTAGGTAAGGGTATTAATAGTTCTTATGATGATTTTGGATTTATCATTAAAAAAGATGCTGCTGATGGTAGTTATCTTGGTTACTTTTCATCTAATAGAGAAGGCGGTAAGGGTAATGATGATATTTATGGTTTTAAAGTGGCAGAAAAACCAGGTTTAAAAACAATTGTAATTAAAGGTATAGTAGTTAATCCAGCAAATGATAAAGGTATTGAAGAAGCTAGTATTACTCTTTTTGATGAAAATGGAAATATACTGAAGCAGTCTATAAGTGGTGTTGATGGCGATTATCAATTTGAAATTCCATTTCGTAAAGAATATGCTGTGAAAGCTTTTAAAAAGGGACATGGAAGATTTTATCAAGAATTTCTGCAAGAACAAGGAGCTAAAGCGGTTACCCAGAATTTAAAAATTGGTTTGCCTTTTATTCAAGATGTAGTTGAGGAGAAGGAAAGTAAAACAGTAATTAAGCTTCAGAAATTTTATTTTAGTAAAGGAAAAAGTACGATTACGCCTGCCATTGCTGCAGAACTAGATAAGGTAGCTGCCGTCGTGGTTAATTTTCCAGAGATACAACTCAAAGTAGAATCTCATACCAATAGCCGTGGCAGTGGTGCGTCTAACTTATCACTTTCTCAGGACAGGGCAAGTGCCGTTAGAAAATACTTATTGAGTAAAGGTGTTTCTAGCGAAAATGTAGTTGAATATATTGGGTATGGTGAAAATCTAGTCATCAACCAGTGTAAAAATGGAGTTTATTGTTTGGAGTTTTTGCATAATCAAAATGATAGAACTCTAATAACGGTGCTTAACTATGATGAATTAAATTAG
- a CDS encoding SanA/YdcF family protein, which yields MLKKILKVIAACTVLFFALLFICNYIIDASTEEQTYTSVEKIPANRVGLILGTAKRLTSGHPNPYYTNRIIATVALYKASKIEFVLVSGDNGSIYYNEPKAIKKDLVKGGIPEDKIFLDYAGFRTLDSMMRAKHVFGLTSVTVISQEFHNDRAIYLAHKKGLKAIGFNAKDITGTNGFKVQLREYFARVKVFIDLLTNKQPKFYGEKIEIK from the coding sequence ATGCTTAAAAAAATTCTAAAAGTAATTGCCGCATGTACCGTGCTATTTTTTGCGTTACTATTTATTTGTAATTACATTATTGATGCGTCTACAGAAGAACAAACATACACATCAGTAGAAAAAATACCTGCAAATAGAGTTGGCCTAATATTAGGAACGGCAAAGAGACTTACATCTGGGCATCCCAATCCCTACTACACGAATAGAATTATAGCTACTGTTGCCTTGTATAAGGCAAGTAAGATAGAATTTGTCCTTGTAAGCGGCGATAACGGAAGTATTTATTACAATGAACCTAAAGCCATAAAAAAAGATTTGGTAAAAGGCGGAATTCCTGAGGATAAAATATTTTTAGACTATGCCGGATTCAGAACACTAGATTCCATGATGCGTGCTAAACATGTTTTTGGACTAACTAGTGTTACGGTAATTTCTCAAGAATTTCACAATGATAGAGCCATCTACCTAGCACATAAAAAAGGCTTAAAGGCCATAGGGTTTAACGCAAAAGACATCACTGGAACAAATGGATTTAAAGTACAACTAAGAGAATATTTTGCTCGCGTAAAAGTTTTTATAGATTTACTCACCAATAAACAACCTAAGTTTTATGGAGAAAAAATTGAGATAAAATAA
- a CDS encoding S41 family peptidase — protein sequence MKEKLLVFLLFLFITSCVSVKKYNNQIKELHTVLELRQDIDFAYSRLTRLHPRLYQFITKEKLDHKFDSLKLAIKNPMSSTDFYRMLAPVVSEIRQGHITISPPFSRFKKKEWKLRRKNKFEFYDLAFEQVNDAFLIQDNYGLDSTIVGSEVLEVNGEPIKQLVANYQKVFSSDGYNTTFKDRFVALRFSNFYLRDKGRLDSLELKLRHKDSIFTKMLRTIPKDSSSVKKIAKDSTSEMNEVRLTRLEKKNKKNLEKIKRKNNYKYGYQESKKQFTRNFSFLKQDSTIAYMKIRGFSNGKYSDFYKESFEKLDSAKAKTLVLDLRDNTGGRLDEIALLYSYLTDKEYQFIKKGESMTRIPFHKAILSGKNPFMLNVLGVLVAPITIPLEYSRTKRKEGILYYKFRSSKENRKPKDLNFKGAIYVLINGNSFSASSILSTALKGSKRATFVGEETGGHFNGTVAGMSKSIQLPNSKVTLSFGLLHIQSPYENLEKGYGVKPDVVIIPNKENRLHHEDPELEWIIEKVKQ from the coding sequence ATGAAAGAGAAATTATTAGTTTTTTTGTTGTTTTTGTTTATCACATCATGTGTAAGTGTAAAAAAGTATAACAACCAAATTAAGGAGTTACATACGGTACTAGAACTTCGGCAAGACATAGATTTTGCGTATAGTAGATTAACAAGGCTTCATCCTAGGTTATATCAATTTATAACAAAAGAAAAGCTAGACCATAAGTTTGATAGTTTGAAGTTGGCTATAAAAAACCCAATGTCTAGTACCGATTTTTATAGAATGCTGGCTCCGGTAGTATCAGAAATTAGGCAGGGTCATATTACGATTAGCCCTCCATTTTCTAGATTCAAAAAAAAAGAATGGAAACTAAGGAGAAAGAATAAATTTGAGTTTTATGATCTAGCTTTTGAACAGGTTAATGATGCCTTTCTAATTCAAGATAATTATGGGCTAGATAGCACTATCGTTGGTTCGGAAGTTTTAGAAGTTAACGGAGAGCCTATAAAGCAGTTAGTAGCTAATTATCAAAAAGTATTTTCTTCAGATGGGTATAATACTACTTTTAAAGATAGGTTTGTTGCCTTGCGGTTTTCAAATTTTTATTTACGAGATAAGGGTAGATTAGATAGTTTAGAGTTAAAACTAAGGCATAAGGATTCTATTTTTACTAAAATGCTAAGGACTATTCCAAAAGACTCTTCTTCTGTAAAGAAAATAGCTAAAGATTCTACTTCAGAAATGAATGAGGTAAGATTAACAAGGCTTGAGAAAAAAAATAAAAAGAATTTAGAAAAAATTAAAAGGAAAAATAATTATAAGTACGGCTACCAAGAAAGTAAAAAACAATTTACACGTAATTTTAGTTTTCTTAAACAAGATAGTACTATTGCTTACATGAAAATTAGAGGGTTTTCTAATGGAAAGTATTCAGATTTTTATAAAGAATCTTTTGAAAAATTAGATTCGGCTAAAGCAAAAACACTGGTTTTAGATCTCCGTGATAATACGGGAGGTAGATTAGATGAAATAGCCTTATTATATTCTTATTTAACGGATAAGGAATATCAATTTATAAAAAAAGGAGAAAGTATGACGCGCATTCCTTTTCATAAAGCGATACTATCAGGTAAAAATCCTTTTATGCTTAATGTCTTGGGTGTTCTTGTGGCTCCAATTACTATTCCTTTAGAGTATAGTAGAACAAAAAGAAAAGAAGGCATTTTGTATTACAAATTTAGAAGTTCTAAAGAAAACAGAAAACCAAAAGACCTTAATTTTAAGGGAGCTATTTACGTGCTAATTAATGGGAATTCTTTTTCGGCATCATCAATTCTATCAACAGCATTGAAGGGGTCTAAGAGGGCTACTTTTGTCGGTGAAGAAACTGGAGGGCATTTCAATGGAACAGTTGCTGGGATGAGTAAGTCTATTCAATTACCAAATTCTAAAGTAACACTTAGTTTTGGGTTATTACACATACAATCACCTTATGAAAATCTGGAAAAAGGCTATGGTGTTAAGCCAGACGTGGTTATCATTCCAAATAAAGAAAATAGATTACATCATGAGGATCCAGAATTAGAATGGATAATAGAAAAAGTTAAGCAATAA
- a CDS encoding succinylglutamate desuccinylase/aspartoacylase family protein, which yields MPNKKIKILGQVILPGETHQLSLNIAKLHTGSTIEVPVIVSRGKEAGPTLLLTGGIHGNEINGVEIVRKIISEQYHIPVAGMVICIPVVNVFGFLSQTREFPDGRDLNRVFPGSLRGSLASRFAYHIVKEIIPNIDYCIDFHTGGDSRFNAPQIRIGKNDAESLALAKTFGTRFIITSAKREKSFRETLNKLNKKVLLFEGGKSLNINNEVSKVGLTGALRVMQQLGIRNFQKEIASLKSTKETTYLVEDSAWIRAKFSGLFHPTVQLGQYVNIGDNLGSLSDPFGYFEKKQKATFAGHVICVNQSPIVNQGDAIVHITKSEVKLD from the coding sequence ATGCCGAATAAGAAAATAAAAATATTAGGTCAGGTTATTCTCCCTGGTGAAACACATCAATTATCCTTAAATATAGCCAAATTACATACAGGCTCTACCATTGAAGTTCCAGTTATTGTATCTAGAGGTAAAGAAGCTGGTCCCACATTGTTACTAACAGGAGGAATTCATGGTAATGAGATTAATGGCGTTGAAATAGTTCGGAAAATTATATCTGAACAATATCACATTCCCGTTGCTGGTATGGTTATATGCATACCAGTAGTTAATGTATTTGGGTTTTTAAGTCAGACTAGAGAATTCCCTGACGGCAGAGACTTAAACCGTGTATTTCCAGGAAGTTTACGAGGCTCATTAGCCAGTAGATTTGCCTATCACATTGTAAAAGAAATTATTCCTAATATTGATTATTGTATAGATTTTCATACAGGTGGCGATAGTCGTTTTAATGCACCGCAAATCCGAATTGGAAAAAATGATGCAGAAAGCCTAGCGTTAGCCAAAACATTTGGCACAAGATTTATTATCACCTCAGCCAAAAGAGAAAAATCATTTAGAGAGACCTTAAATAAGCTGAACAAGAAAGTACTTTTATTTGAAGGTGGAAAATCATTGAATATAAACAACGAAGTATCCAAAGTTGGCTTAACGGGTGCACTTAGAGTCATGCAACAATTAGGAATTCGTAATTTTCAAAAAGAAATAGCTTCATTGAAGTCAACGAAAGAAACTACCTATTTAGTAGAAGACTCTGCATGGATTAGAGCCAAGTTTTCAGGGCTTTTCCATCCAACAGTTCAATTGGGTCAATATGTTAACATAGGTGATAATTTAGGAAGCTTGTCTGATCCTTTTGGGTATTTTGAGAAAAAACAAAAAGCAACCTTTGCTGGTCATGTAATATGTGTTAATCAATCTCCTATTGTAAACCAAGGAGACGCTATTGTTCATATCACTAAAAGCGAAGTTAAGTTAGATTAA
- the rimK gene encoding 30S ribosomal protein S6--L-glutamate ligase, which translates to MKIVILSANQNLYSTKRLIEAGEKKGHEMVVVNHTKCDLVIEKKKPCIVYKGEEITNVDGVIPRIGASVTFYGTAVVRQFEMMKVFSATESQALVRSRDKLRSLQILSRAGLGLPKTVFSNYSKDVSGVIDKVGGAPLVIKLLEGTQGLGVVLADNRNSAESILEAFNGLQARVIVQEFIKEAKGADIRAFVVDGVVVGAMKRQGKEGEFRSNLHRGGTANIIELTDEEENAAIKAAKSLGLGIAGVDMLQSARGPLILEVNSSPGLEGIETATGKNIAGHIIKYVERNAE; encoded by the coding sequence ATGAAAATTGTAATCCTATCCGCAAATCAAAATCTGTATTCTACCAAAAGACTAATTGAAGCAGGTGAAAAAAAGGGGCATGAAATGGTTGTCGTTAACCATACTAAATGCGACTTAGTCATTGAGAAAAAGAAACCTTGTATTGTTTATAAAGGAGAAGAAATCACAAACGTAGATGGTGTAATCCCTAGAATTGGAGCCTCTGTTACTTTTTATGGAACTGCAGTCGTTAGACAGTTTGAAATGATGAAAGTCTTCTCTGCAACAGAATCTCAGGCCCTGGTAAGATCAAGGGATAAACTTAGAAGTTTACAAATTCTCTCTAGAGCAGGATTAGGTTTACCCAAAACAGTTTTTAGTAATTACTCTAAAGATGTGAGTGGCGTTATTGATAAAGTAGGTGGCGCTCCATTAGTCATTAAGCTATTAGAAGGCACACAAGGATTAGGAGTAGTTTTAGCCGACAACCGCAATTCTGCTGAATCTATTTTAGAGGCATTTAATGGCCTGCAGGCAAGAGTTATCGTTCAAGAATTTATTAAGGAAGCAAAAGGTGCAGACATTAGAGCTTTTGTAGTAGATGGGGTTGTAGTAGGCGCAATGAAAAGACAAGGCAAAGAAGGCGAATTTAGATCTAACTTACACCGTGGTGGTACGGCGAATATTATTGAACTTACCGATGAAGAGGAAAATGCAGCAATTAAAGCTGCCAAATCATTAGGTTTAGGAATTGCAGGAGTAGACATGTTACAATCTGCACGTGGCCCTTTAATCTTAGAAGTAAATTCTTCTCCTGGATTAGAAGGAATTGAAACTGCTACAGGAAAAAATATCGCAGGGCATATTATTAAATACGTTGAAAGAAATGCCGAATAA